The Struthio camelus isolate bStrCam1 chromosome W, bStrCam1.hap1, whole genome shotgun sequence sequence ATCAGCAGGGGTCAAGCCAGGGTCTCCTGGGTCACTCACCAATGTCATACTGCAGGCTGATCTGCAGCTTGGGCCACAGCATGATGAGAGCGAAGGATGCATAGAAGTGGACGTCGTAGGTATTGTACATCCGGTACTCTTGGCCTGTAAGCACAGAGGGATGGTGACGGAGGGGAGACCTATTGCAgcggaggggaaaggaggggcaAATCCTCCCTCCCACACAGCCCCAGATGCTGGGCCCTTTCCCCAGCATAGGCAGGGATTCCCATTAGGAAGACATTTTGCATTCCTTATGTTGAACACCCAGGGGTCTGGAGAAGGCCTTATGCTgtaccatgcttgaccccacagTGGGTTTTCTGGGAACAGCTAGTCAGCATTGCTCCCTGCTCTCCACCCAGCAGCATATAaagagctgctgcacagcaggcaaAACAGCAACCAGGAGGGTTGATTTGGGACCATCCATCATTTCTCTGCAAGTTACCTTCCAAATAAGCAAACCTCCCGTACTCCCGCAGGACAGGGAGGAGCTGGGACAGGccagcccccgccggcccctgCACGTCCTCCGCACGGCAGTCCGGGGGCAGCTCCACCCAGATGGTCCCCCCGTCCGTCAGGAAGTACAGCTCATTGAACAGGGCTGACTTGTACCAgggaggcaggtggctgcagGCAAAAGGGAAACACAGCCACAACAGCCAGGACAGTGAGCCTGAGCAAGAATAACTTAACAGTCCCCTGGAGCTTCAGCTTGAAGGGGACCCTGAGAGGCAGACCACGCCACCAGAGCACGCAGCCTCCACTCCTGGCAACACCCGCCCTGCAGAGGGGCGGACGCAGTGCTCCTACCCCCAACAGCCCCACGAGGCCAGCAGCAATCACGCTGTGCTCCACGAGCTGGGGCCAGCATCTGGTAAACACACTGATTCTCTGCTGCATCTCCCTCACAGCACGTgacagagctgcacagagcctgTGGGGACCACGGTCCTGGTAGGGGTTCACCTTGCTGCCACTTGCCAGCTCATTCCTAGAGATCCAGCCCCAGATTTTCAGCCTAGTGCTGTCTGTCAGAAGGGTGCTAAGCTCTGCCCAGGGTGCTGCTCCCATCTACTCCACCTGTTCTCCAGGATGGGCTTCTGCCATGCATCAATCTTCTTCTCCCACTTCTCATAGTGCGTTAGAGCGTGATGCGACAGGGCAGGAGCAGCATCTCCTTTGCTGCTAAAAAAGCGTGTGTACCGCCTGCAGAACAGAGATTTGGGAGTGCTCACCCACACAGCCTGCTGGGGGACAGGTAGAGGCACACCTGGAAAGCCCATCTAGCCCAGACATCCAACCTGGCCATCCCCAGTAAGGTGAGAGGAGCTGGACTGCAACGGGAGCACAAGGAATATGAGACCAAAAGGACTGCTAGTGCAGGGATGTCAAGGCTCGAAAAGACTGTGGAGCTTCCAAAACAGATGAGCATGCCAGCTCATCTGTCTAGCATGCCAGCACTGGCATGCTAGAGGGACAGAGCTGGAGGGTCCAAGTCTCCAGACCAGTTAAGAGGTTAATAAGCAGTGCTGGGGGCTGCTGAAAGGGAAAGCATGGGTTCTGGAAAGAAGGTTCGACACACCCATAGGACAAGGACATGTTCACTCTCTGCATGAGCTGGCAGGGTCATGGCCACACCAGAGTCCAGCCAGCTGTAAAGACTGGGAAGTACAAGCCCCCTCAGGCAGCATTCAAGCCCAGAgtcagaaagcagaggaagagaagggagctCCAGGCACATGAGCCAAGCTCTACCTGGAGCAGGCCCAGGAGCTCGACTGTGTGGCTGCACCCAATCCACCCACCTGAGGTGCAGCTTCTCCTTTGAGCCAAAATGAACACAGGGCATGTCCCACGCCAGAGCCAGCTCAAGTGTCCTGTGCCCTCGGGCAGGCACTGTACAGCTGGTGCACACAGCTGCTGCAACCACCTGCCCCTTCTCCGTTGGGGTGCTTCTACCTGCCAGCAAGAAACGTTcacaagtgagaagaaaaagtcTACCCCCAGCCTCTGGGCTCAGCAATGTCCTGAGGGGTACAAGGCTATTCAGGCATGCCCCAGACCCCTTATGACCTGGGGAGAACGTCCAGGACATTTCATAAAAAACATTAGTGCACGCGAGTAACTGCTttttacaaataggaaaaaatatctgcCAAAAGGCACagggcttaaaaacaaacaaaacaaaagcataggTGCAAATTAGGAAAGTCAGAAGGCATGACTGGAATGGACAGAGTGCCTCATTACTTAGTAACTGCGCTGCTATCAGTGCAGACACAATCACTCATAAATGACAGTCCTCTTTCCAACTGTTTTAAGGGTGCTTGAATCGCACCTGTATTTAAGAAAAGCCCTTGGGGGACTGGATAATTACATGCTGGCCCTGACACGCGTCCCAGGTAAACTCATTTAGGCAACGATTTTAACAGGAGCACAGATCCTGGCTATGAtaatgcctagcatgtacagaggAAAACCACATCCCAATAGCCTCAAGAGCTCTGAGTGCATCTGCAGACAAGCAGGTAGGAGACGTATGTCTCTGGAGATATTAATGCAAATGCTTTACACAACTCAAGCTTTGAAAAATTTTTTGCAAAGGCCCAGAATCAGCATCACTGAATTTGTCAGCGTTATTCTTGGTCAAATGCTGACTGGGACATTAGGCAAAAGGTCAAGCTTTTATTGCAGTAACAGGTTACCACCAGGGGCTGCAAGACTCCATTTTAAGGCTCTCTGCAGAGGGAGCAAGCAGACAGCAGAGGATGATGCAGAATTATCCAGGAAATTTGAGAGACCTTCAGGAAACCCATGCAGAAACACGATGACAGCAAATTACGTCAGCACCAAAACCTGCGCAGTGCTAAATGCCTACTAGGACAAATATAATTGGCAGGTCACAGCACTGACAACAGCAGAGGTGGTGGGGTATCCCTATGGCTAGATCAGTAGAAGACTCAACTCTGTTCGCCCTTGGCCAGACTAAGAAGATATCAGTATATGCAAAGTATGTAGCCAAGAACAGCCCCAAACTGATACAAACAGCTTTTGGAGAACCTCCACTCATGTCATGAAACCACAACAAGGACAGCACGACAACGAAACTAAACAATAGGAAATTCATATATAGATCGAATCCCTTTTCATGCAGCATAAGGGCCACAGGACTTGGGGACAGGCCATAGCATCACCAAAAACAAGAGTGAGTGACAACCACAGGTAAGTCAGCCCTTCAGGGTACCTGGCAGCCCTGCACAGCTTTGTTAAGAGCATCTCCCACTTTAGGCCTTTACCCTACACTGCACAAGGGACAGGGAGGATCTTTCCACAGGGTACAGATTCTCTCCATTCAGTTCTACGACAGCTTCCTCCAGAAGCTACACTCCTTGCAACCGTATCCAGGCAGTCAGACGAAGATGAACTCAGCTCTGCTTGCCAGGCCTGGGGCTCTGTGCCCTGCATCAGGGCAGCCACATGCTCcctctgctcacttctgtgcAGACCTGGCCTcaatcacagaaagaaaggaggactCACCTGCAGGGGAATCCAGCCTGCCATCCTGAAGGAGGTCTTGCCACACCTCTTTACCTGATCCTGTGGGACTGAATGCTGTGAAGTGGGTAACTCTGGTGCCAGCCTGGGGATGAAAAAAATAGGGTCACGGTGAGGGTTCCCTCTAAAGGGCAGGTAATATGAGCACCTTGAGTGTCTCCACTGAGTGAGAGGAGATCAGATCCCCCACAGAGCCTAAACTAGGAGCTGGTCCTTTTGTGGGTGAGGTGGGGAGGAACAGTGAACTACCCCACAATCCTGCAGCCCCGATTCCACACTCTGCACGTTGCCTATCAACGCTACCTCCAAATTTACTTCTCTAGTGTCCTGTAAGCTTCACCTACAGCTTCTCTACCAGAATCCCACTCCCCAAACAGGTGCCATTTGGAACCTACTTAAAGTCACGCCCCTAGTCCTGCCCTGGCAGTCAGGTAAGCACCAGGGGGTGGTGCTGACTCTGACCCAAGGCATGTCACACATCTGTCCTTCACTAGCTGCGCAGAAATAGCCCACAGACACCCCGTTCGGCAGGGCTGCACAGCTGTCCCCATGCTGGGAGCCACACCAAATGGGGTCAGACAGGGTCAGGATGGGGTCACTCCCAGGCACAACAGTTGAGACCTCTGCCACATGGGACACTCATGCCTTGCCCCTGCCTCCCTGCCGTGATGGGTGCTTTGAGCCCGCAGACCACCACCAACCAGCCGGCCCTTTACCTTCTCCCGGGCAGAGATAGCAAGGGTGAAGGGATTCACGGGAGTGCAGTGATGCAGCAGAACTCCAACAACCTGCTTGCCCTCCTTCTCAAAGGTGAAGGGCTCGTTCCAGTGCCCTCCTCTCTCGTCCTCCTTCGTACCCATGccattctgcaggctgaacatgATGGAGACATCCACGTCCTCGTCATTCCCGTTCTCCACCTCCCAGATGAACACTCCCACCGGCAGGCTGGAGTCCTGGCAGAGACAGACATGTACAGAGCTTGCACACTGTGGAAAACTGCTCAAAGCGCTGCTTTCCCCGGTGCCAGGGGAAACTGTCTGGGCTGAGGCAGGTGCAAGAGCACAAGGAATGACTCAGTCTTTTGACCTCACACCTGGAGTCTGCTGCCAAACCGGAGCAAAGGAATTGTGGGGCAGGTAATACAAAATTCAGGTCACGAACCCTGAGCAAGCAAACCCGCATCAGGCAATACGGAGACAGACAGAAACCAGTGCCTAACACTGAGATGTGTTTCTCAAGGGCTTAACAGGCCAACATCAGCAGCTACTACAGACCCACCTGCTTCTTGAGGGGACAGCAGGGTCAGGAATGTCTGCAGCACAGCATCCTGCCCTCACCCAAGGCTGGAAGCGCACAGCAGGATTAGTGAGGCATCCCTTACCGCCAGCCTCTGGAATTGCCTTATTTCTGCAGGGGCTCCTTCTGCCTGGGGAACATTGCTAAGTGGAGACTGTAGTTGGGCAACTCTAGCTAATAAATAGCCCTCACGTGGGAAGAGCAGGCAGAAACCAGCCAGAACACTCCCAGGAGCACCTTGAGGGAGCACTCAGCTGATAGCCTGTTCTTGTGAATCAGTCTGAGGAATTCTTAAAACGCTAGCACCTGACCCTTCATGCAGCAAGGGCACAGCCGTCGGCCTGCCACACCGCATGGACAGCGGTTGGGATTGTCACAGCATAGAAACTAGTGTAGGAACAAGCAGGACAAAACATCAAAGCACAGGTCACAAGGGAAAGGAACAGCTGCCAGAGCAaagcacaggaaggaaaaagggacaaCCCCTCCCAGCACCAACAGCCTCAGGATGGGCAGAGCCTTACCAGGGTCTGACTGTTAcaggctcagagagcagctggcacTAGGGACATGATCTTAGGACAGACCAGGACAGAAAAGACTaggctgggaaagaaaaacaaggatgaAAAGCCTACAGAATTAAGCCAACATCTGTCATATCTGTTTCTATGGCACCTCAGGAGTGCTGGGACCCACAAGCCATGAAGAGCCATAAGCCTCACCAGGGACACTCGTCTGTGATTCACTCCTGGCCTGGCCTTGCTTCCCTCAAGCTGCAAGCAATTTGGGGACAAGCAAGTTCACTTCTTCCATGCTTCTCTGCTACTCCTAAAACTAGACAGAGGGGACAAGGACTCTCATCTACTGCAGCATCTGTGGGCACAGCATGCAATGCTCAGGGGTCTAATATCCACCAGCTCCAAGCCTTTCCTGCCCAAACAGCAGACATGGAGATCTGTGAGCCAAGCCACTACTTTAGGGCCTGTCCTACACATACCTTACACAGCAGATCCCAAAGCACAGGACTGTCCAGTTTGCTGGGCTGACCCTTTACTCCTACTCAGGCACCTCTGCCAAGTCCCTGCCAACCCACTTTGTAATAGCTGCGCTGCCATAGCCCAGTGTGGACACTTGCTCCCGCAGTGCATCCCCCTGCTGCAAGGGGCAGTCTGATCTGCTTTCCTTAAGGCAGCTGCATGTGGCCGCATTTGTCATACCACCCACAAGATTATTCCCCTCCTTACCCATTTGCAGGAAGATAACCAGCCCTGTGGATaaggcagcagcatctgcctCCACAGCTTAATTGGAGAAACAGCAGGTAACAAGCTCGTTCATGCTCCTAAAAGGGCACATTGGGGCATTCAAGCCCCAAAACGGGCAGTTGTCTTCAAAACTTGTAGCACCTTGCCCTGTCCATGATAGGGCTCTTGGGAACCCAGAGCGCACCCAGCTGCCACAGCAACACCAGCTCCCATTCACAAGGCCAGGTCTGGGCTGTCATCCTGCAACTCTGCTGCAGGACATACTtcaccccagcaccccaccgTACGCGTTGCTTGCAAGTGGTAGCAGCGCCCACACCACCCAACGTTCAGAGCAGGCTGCGGTGAGCGGGGGGCCATCGCCTCCTTACCTGATAGTCGTGGGGGATGACAGGAGAGACCTGGCGGCAAGTAAGCACCACATTTTGCCCTGGGAGCTCATAGACTGTCCAGGCACGAGGATATAGCGCATGGTAGAAGGCATAGTGGCCACAGTAGCCCCAGTTCCAGCCCTGCAGAGTACTGGGTTTCTCCACTGACAGCACCTGCTGGTAAACTGTCTGCCCCTTGCGACGCAGACACACTGTAAACTGGGAAGCAGAGGAGGGCAAAGTGATCAGATGAGCCCAGGAGCAGAGGCCTCTACAGCACAGGTGGCTCCAGTGTAGCTCACACCCCATCTGGCTCTTGGTCCCTGCACAGACCAAGCCCTGGCTGCCTTAGAGGGCCATGTGCAACCAAATCACACCTACTGGACCTACTGGCAGGTAGTCCCAGTATGAGGCCCTTTTAAGGTCTTCCTTTAAGGAGGAAGACTCCTCCTGTCTGGCACGGACACCCAGAGACTGCAGACCTCCAAAGCACTCAGAGGTGCGCTGCTCAGATCTCGTCAAGTCTCAGATATCCCCCCAAAAGAATGAAATCTCAGCTCATCTGACCCCTTCCTAGCTCCAGGTGTAGTATGGGGATGCACAGCAGATTCCCAGACACTCCGCAACACAGGCCGGTCGGATACAGCCCTAGAAACAACAGCTCCTCTCTCAGCCAGGTGGAGCACAAGGGGTTTGGAGGTACGAGACAGCTGGGTCTGCAGAGGCATAGCCTCCAGCCACCACATGCTGTCACTTCAAGCAGCTCCTCCCTCACTGCCCCAGTCCTCAAGCTGGGGTGTCCAGGTTGGCCCCACATGCCCTGAACACTCTTGCTCTGAGGGCAACGTGCCACTAAGCAAACACCCGCCTAGAAGGCAGAGCCAcagagagcagggagcagccctgtAACACTGACGTCCAGGACAAACCGCTGCTCATCTGCCAAACTGGTGTCAGCTCTGCTGCTTTACTGCACCAGCCTTCTACCCTGGGGGCCGCTGCAAGGCTCAGCCTGCCTGGCCTACGCTACAGAGCGCTGCCAAGCACAGAGGGACGGGGCTGGAGGACAGCATGCCGCTACACATTTGCACCTACCTGGTCAGCGATGACTGTTTCGTAATGGTACAGCCCAGGATTTAGCTGCCAGCGGCAGAATtcgccccgccagccgcgggtGATGGTGCCTCCCCCAATCCCGCCCAGCGGGCACCCTGACAAACACAGAAATGGTCACTCCTGTTCTTCCTTGTGGCACTGTACACAATAGCGTTTGGCTCAACAATCCCCCCCCGCAGCTCTGGGGGCCCCAAGCACTGCCCACATCCCAGAAGTCTCTAGTGCCTTGACTGCCCCACACACATCTCTTCCCAATCAGCAGCACCCACATCACTCCCAGCGCACAGGCACCCGCCCTACAGGAGGCCCTGCTCCTCGCATCAGCTCTGGAAAACCTGCACCTCCAGCTTGGTGCCCTCTGTCCTGTTGCTTTTCTCCCACTCCACCCCAACTCTGCAGGCATGGGGAGGTCCCAGCAGCCTTACCACCAGCACCTGGCACAGACTCCAGGACCTGGGGCGAATCCTGACATTCCCTCCACACCACTCAGTGTCCAAACTGGAGTCTCACCATATATCTGCTGTAGAGGAACTGCACTTAAGAGGTTGATGAATGGATATTTCTTCTCTGTGCGGGTTTTCTTGTACCACCATCTGAAGTATCTGCAAGGAAAAGGAAGTATGAAAGGACATACTGCCCCTTCTCCATCACCGCTCCAGAGCATGGGGCTGGCACACGCTCCAGCTGCCCCTCCTGTACAGAGGCACAAAGGCCTTGCCGGAACCTCTGGGCCACAGGGACACGGGGTGACAACTCCTGGCGCCGAGATTTTGCTGCACTGCAGATGCGTTAGGAAACGCTGCCAGCAGAGCAACTCTCAGACTCACCCTGAGTcacagcctgtgtgcaagggcgCACTGAGAAAATAGAGCACTTCAACACCTGGGTAGAGATCAAGGCCTATACTTCTCACTCAGCTCCCTGACTTGGGCAGAGGCAGGAAGCTTTCCCAGCCCAAAGCACTTCCAGCTGTCCCCCAACCCTGAGAAGCGGGATGAACACAAGCAGCACCTCCGCACCTGGTACTGCGCGCACCGGTAAGGAAGGTCTCAGAGCCGAGGCGCAAGCCCAGAGGAAGCCATAGCCTCCTCCAGGGAGGCAAACCTTGCTTTTCCACCTCCACGCTCCTGTTGTAACGCCCCATCCTGCTACATCCAAGCGCCACATCTCTAGGGGTGGCTGGGCTATCAGGGACCTGTACCCTGGGACAGACAGGACCTGCTCTCTGCAGTTTACAGTTCATCCTGGCTTGCATGGCACACAGGCGAGACAAACAcccgcacacacacagagccaggCATTGCCCATCAGATAACCTTCTCACCCAAAGGCCTGGGAATCAAGACACACAGACAATAGGGCACACAGCAGGGCACACCCAGACCTGGGTGCGCCAGCACCACTCCAGGcaacaggaacagggctggaTTCCCAAGGCAGCGCTCATAAGAGAGACCGGCTTTTGCTAATTAACTGCCCCGAGTTAAATCTTCCAGCTAAATAAAATTAGCATACATTAAATAGCTGCCAGACTAAAAGAAGCTGCTGAACTTGAGGGAACAGACAGGAGAGACGGAACCGGCAGCGctgccagagcaggcccagctcccaagcaGACGGTAGCAAGTACCGTCCTCAACTAAGAGAGGGTGCCAGGTGCTGTACTGTGAAGCCACAGAGAGGGTTTTCCCATAGGGTAGCTGGaacaaacatgaggaaaaactactgTGGCCAGGAGCGCACAGCCTGTCCCACTCCAATGGGACATCAGGGCCCCACACTGCCACGCCAGCAacctgcagggtgctgagcacacTCCCGTACAGCAAGGGGAACCTGCCAGCACAAATCCCCTCTGGCCGTTTCCCCCGGAAGCTGGGGGTTAAAGGCCCTACACACCTGTAATCCCCTCCTTCGCCATCATCAGTGGCACAGAGATGACAGCAGCTACAGGAACATCGGCACTGAAGCGAATTTAACGGCAATCTAATACGATAAGCGCTTC is a genomic window containing:
- the LOC104147763 gene encoding non-lysosomal glucosylceramidase codes for the protein MADAEPLMRRYEGAARGRGVAAAGWRLCLAHRFEERRQPYCASDVPLADVLRHVGLGLRYFRWWYKKTRTEKKYPFINLLSAVPLQQIYGCPLGGIGGGTITRGWRGEFCRWQLNPGLYHYETVIADQFTVCLRRKGQTVYQQVLSVEKPSTLQGWNWGYCGHYAFYHALYPRAWTVYELPGQNVVLTCRQVSPVIPHDYQDSSLPVGVFIWEVENGNDEDVDVSIMFSLQNGMGTKEDERGGHWNEPFTFEKEGKQVVGVLLHHCTPVNPFTLAISAREKAGTRVTHFTAFSPTGSGKEVWQDLLQDGRLDSPAGRSTPTEKGQVVAAAVCTSCTVPARGHRTLELALAWDMPCVHFGSKEKLHLRRYTRFFSSKGDAAPALSHHALTHYEKWEKKIDAWQKPILENSHLPPWYKSALFNELYFLTDGGTIWVELPPDCRAEDVQGPAGAGLSQLLPVLREYGRFAYLEGQEYRMYNTYDVHFYASFALIMLWPKLQISLQYDIAVTVVNEDVQPRQYLMCGQTAQVKLKNVVPHDIGEPDDEPWQRVNAYLIHDTATWKDLNLKFVLQVYRDYYLTHDSLYLQDMWPVCQAVMESELKFDTDNDGLIENGGFADQTYDAWVVTGASAYCGGLWLAAVCMMCKMAEVLGDGETLQKYTAILQKGKEAFERLLWNGKYYNYDSSGSVASSSIMSDQCAGQWFLGACGLDQGQFEVFPKSHVVSALKTIFEKNVMGFAGGTMGAVNGMTPDGVPDTSSLQSNEVWIGVVYALAATMIQEGLVREGFHTAEGCYRTVWEQLGMAFQTPEAYCEKKIFRSLAYMRPLSIWSMQLALENRGNQALAPAGPTQANSLNP